Proteins encoded within one genomic window of Gloeobacter kilaueensis JS1:
- a CDS encoding AmpG family muropeptide MFS transporter: protein MPAVAKNRAPPTEAAGSPVLQSLAVACAALLEQTRSIRHLFTSRKLAVLFLLGFYSGLPYNLTADTLQAWLTGDGIALETVGLITLVGLPYALKFLWSPLVDRFSLPVLGRRRSWLLSMQLAMAGALATMAAFDPHRGVQAIAALALLIAIFSATQDVAYDAYKSDVLLPAELGNGAALGVLGYRLALLFTSAFAFKLAEWISWPRTYLWLAALMAVGTFATLWAPEAKKLQPPESIGDAVRLPLIEFFSRSGTGRAAAILVFIVLYKLGDTLATRMATPFLIQTGFRLGQIGDIKGGVGFFATALGLLAGGAILGRLGINRSLWVFGILQAASNFGYVLLAFAGKNALLLAAVVSVENGCAGLGTAAFVAFLISLCDPRYSATQYALLSSLMAVGGIVLGSTTGTVAQATGWPLFFALTALAAVPGLLLLPIFAPWSKPSPTVAPGRNG from the coding sequence ATGCCCGCAGTGGCGAAGAACCGGGCACCGCCGACTGAGGCAGCGGGCAGCCCTGTGCTACAGTCGCTGGCAGTTGCCTGCGCCGCTCTTTTGGAACAGACCCGCTCGATCCGGCACCTCTTTACCAGTCGCAAGCTGGCCGTTCTGTTTCTGCTCGGTTTTTACTCGGGCCTACCGTACAACCTCACCGCCGACACCCTGCAAGCCTGGTTGACCGGCGACGGCATCGCCCTTGAGACCGTCGGGCTCATCACCCTGGTTGGCCTGCCCTACGCGCTCAAATTTCTCTGGTCGCCCCTGGTGGATCGCTTTAGCCTGCCCGTACTGGGACGGCGGCGCAGCTGGCTTTTATCGATGCAACTGGCGATGGCTGGGGCACTGGCTACGATGGCGGCCTTCGACCCGCACCGGGGCGTACAGGCGATCGCCGCTCTGGCGCTGCTCATCGCCATCTTCAGCGCCACCCAGGATGTCGCCTACGACGCCTACAAGAGCGACGTTCTCTTACCGGCAGAATTGGGCAACGGCGCGGCGCTGGGTGTGCTGGGCTACCGGCTCGCCCTGCTTTTTACCAGCGCCTTTGCCTTCAAGCTGGCCGAGTGGATCTCCTGGCCCCGGACGTACCTCTGGCTGGCCGCTTTGATGGCCGTCGGCACCTTTGCGACGCTCTGGGCACCGGAGGCAAAGAAGCTGCAGCCGCCCGAGAGCATCGGCGACGCCGTTCGCCTACCGCTTATCGAATTTTTTTCGCGCTCGGGCACTGGCCGGGCGGCGGCGATCCTGGTGTTTATCGTCCTCTACAAGCTCGGGGACACCCTGGCGACGCGCATGGCGACGCCGTTTCTCATTCAGACGGGCTTCCGCCTGGGCCAGATTGGCGACATCAAAGGCGGCGTCGGCTTTTTTGCGACAGCTTTGGGGCTGTTGGCGGGCGGAGCCATCCTGGGCCGATTGGGCATCAACCGCTCGCTGTGGGTCTTTGGCATCCTGCAGGCAGCGAGCAACTTCGGCTACGTGCTGCTCGCTTTTGCGGGCAAGAACGCGCTTCTCCTTGCCGCTGTGGTCAGCGTCGAGAACGGCTGTGCCGGTCTGGGGACAGCCGCCTTCGTCGCCTTTTTAATCAGCCTGTGCGATCCGCGCTATTCGGCTACCCAGTACGCGCTCCTGTCGAGCCTGATGGCCGTAGGCGGCATTGTGCTGGGTTCTACCACCGGCACCGTCGCTCAGGCCACCGGCTGGCCGCTGTTCTTTGCCCTCACCGCCCTGGCAGCAGTACCTGGACTGTTGCTATTGCCCATCTTTGCCCCCTGGAGTAAGCCATCCCCCACCGTCGCCCCAGGCCGCAACGGCTGA